The window TGGTCGGCCAACTGTTGCGCGGCTGATGCCACCGCCTCACGAGTGGCGATCCCTAAATTGGTCGCCCGAAATTCATCACTGCCGAAGGCGATCGCATTCCATTCCACCTCCACTGACAGGTTGGTACTGCGTTTTTCACCTCTTCCAGTGACACTGGCGATAATCTCTGCCGTACTGGCATCAACCAGACGGGCGTCGATGGCCACAATCGCATTGGTACTCTTGACGCCGAGCCCGATCCCCTCTTTGAGGCTCAGGCCACTTACTCCGGTCGATTTGAAACTGAATTCGGTGACTCTACCCATTACCAGGAAATCCACGCCTAAGATTTTTCCAATACTGGCGGCTGTTTTAGGATCAACTCTTCCGCTTTGTCCAAAGTTTTGTTCTTCAATGACTTTATCAATCTGTTCCCGTTCAATCAGTCTGAATCTTTTGGTCTTCAAAATTTCGGTGACGAACTCGTCGGCGATGCCTTTGCCCACATCCCAATGGCCCTCATTCCACCAGCGGTTTTGGATCGAACCGTCATCAAAGGGGAGGACTGCAATTTTATAGAGTACCTCGGAGTCCGCGGCCTGTACGGGCACAACGATAAAAGTAAGTAACAAGAAACAGAAGAGAAGAATACGTTTCATACGGATCAAGTCCAAATTAGTGTGTAAATTCCTCAGTTATCAATAAGCTTATCTGATATACGCAATATTGCTTTGATCATTGATTTGTTTTTGCTCTTCTTGCCACTGAAGGTATTCACTCATAT of the Capillibacterium thermochitinicola genome contains:
- a CDS encoding CsgG/HfaB family protein, encoding MKRILLFCFLLLTFIVVPVQAADSEVLYKIAVLPFDDGSIQNRWWNEGHWDVGKGIADEFVTEILKTKRFRLIEREQIDKVIEEQNFGQSGRVDPKTAASIGKILGVDFLVMGRVTEFSFKSTGVSGLSLKEGIGLGVKSTNAIVAIDARLVDASTAEIIASVTGRGEKRSTNLSVEVEWNAIAFGSDEFRATNLGIATREAVASAAQQLADQAYSSGRRPSQALRLKGVVAYASGDRVIINIGSTAGVKQDMVFVVKRVLEVVKDPISGEVIDEVTEVLAEIKVIEVKDKSATCTVLQTLNRSLTTAVGDIVEQK